A genomic window from Silene latifolia isolate original U9 population chromosome 11, ASM4854445v1, whole genome shotgun sequence includes:
- the LOC141611823 gene encoding uncharacterized protein LOC141611823 isoform X2: MQVFNTFNTEKMEVEHLQKYDEASQLLNSLNDNFFPCFQNSSKIDETQLFNSLPESVYDSPSPKMKANRKTIEDSLPQYSCSTPPFNRTRTGVSTSSPSSSSSTISTKSGSSNSLNMLIEAISKDNKASLIEQANALSISQSLDRATASRLLHICCEFDSAESAAALLNGEVCGVIPLVNEVDKATGYAPLHTAAENHAVRCIELLIRKRGRTDLKTRKAVTALIGSGNGGMSCNSTSSSRCGSVVAQGLLPLELSLRCVRMDTKWGPEDPLDDLLLILSEKDLRAISVLCEKTKETGEVAYAIAMEGRVAALAALLMVAADKVTGSVLEVRNHSELAAEKMTVYSCVIKEAISIFTLSQDNNGVVEIDHNVYHGVGAKERRALLLREMELLHFFGACHTNNGFMSKKLVSPLILACQAGDEAVMKLLLKTNIDVNEVDSEGNSALKWCLKASKVPNRQQIRILLLLLKHGARVRQKDKFGLTSVHVAAGTGKIDALEILLLRDPDTVHLTSELKETPLFLAAKNDRIDCAQLLLRFGASTEIHNLRRERPIELAKSQQMRAALNRTSLVITNRNSRQKITVQNDEVVSTREVPLKETWSSSESINSSSDGDICKYYTSATGCARGSNCFFKHGEEELGNKKSRSRLARSLALQEFKRKIFVGGLPITIDSESLACIMQEKFGPVVDAKVLEVNIDGQVLSRGFGFVTFTDEKSVNAALDAHYTDILGKKVEMKTAVPKCLLSHDDSEDESLHEEPQNKTVQEEMQQKISQLYSQELGQFEISSDANKPEQISWASGIVLDQPEELVEAHKSRSAVQDMPKWFAVLKKWLPNFLKKMSRNTKQGEFYSLSSLKTDFKALFGLDLDHASLGYPKLSDFIKAYPGLCASKFINTGGTIPNHMILLPPKVSRPRALAVSKIDFSALSDITTAKKHVDHNRHKDVDVAKIESDKDCFSSRSSETSPDATVANAVGGESTVENVKTTATDTLPATNPRFLQFLTPDPIFHARTWRGTGGFKAPDEHFRQKHLVLEHLARKKNDVFFLRSIKFYDDYAASVKRGTCFACGENRLVWANYPCQHLLWCSGCRAKAMRIAEVGTPSHKCVVCDHVVVKIDLVSWSKLQFQSNADTEFPPIHAARLRSQKV, from the exons ATGCAAGTCTTCAACACATTTAATACAGAG AAAATGGAAGTCGAACATTTACAGAAATACGATGAAGCTTCGCAGCTCCTCAACTCACTTAATGATAACTTCTTTCCTTGTTTTCAAAATTCCTCC AAAATTGATGAAACACAACTCTTCAACTCACTACCGGAAAGTGTTTACGATTCTCCATCTCCG AAAATGAAGGCTAATAGGAAGACGATTGAAGATTCACTGCCGCAATACAGTTGCTCGACTCCTCCTTTCAATCGAACA AGGACTGGAGTATCAACATCGTCaccgtcatcttcatcatcaacaATCAGCACAAAATCCGGTTCAAGCAACTCACTTAACATGCTGATCGAAGCAATATCCAAAGACAACAAAGCGTCACTAATCGAACAAGCAAACGCCTTATCCATATCTCAATCCTTAGACCGTGCAACAGCATCGCGACTGCTACACATATGCTGCGAGTTCGACTCAGCAGAATCAGCAGCAGCACTACTAAACGGAGAGGTATGTGGAGTAATACCGCTGGTGAACGAGGTGGACAAAGCGACAGGATACGCACCGTTGCACACAGCGGCAGAGAACCACGCAGTGCGTTGCATAGAGCTGCTTATACGGAAAAGAGGACGCACAGACCTCAAAACTAGAAAAGCTGTTACTGCATTAATAGGTAGTGGAAATGGTGGGATGAGTTGCAATAGTACAAGTAGCAGCAGGTGTGGCAGTGTTGTTGCACAGGGTTTGCTCCCTCTGGAGTTGTCTCTGCGTTGCGTCAG GATGGACACGAAGTGGGGACCAGAAGACCCTCTGGATGATTTGTTACTCATCCTCAGCGAAAAG GATTTACGGGCCATATCTGTGTTGTGTGAGAAGACAAAAGAAACGGGAGAGGTGGCCTATGCCATTGCCATGGAAGGACGAGTGGCTGCACTAGCAGCATTGCTTATGGTTGCAGCTGATAAGGTGACTGGGTCAGTCTTAGAGGTTCGTAATCACTCTGAGTTGGCAGCTGAGAAGATGACAGTATACAGCTGTGTGATCAAGGAGGCTATATCCATTTTCACCCTGAGCCAGGACAATAATGGAGTGGTGGAGATTGATCACAACGTCTACCACGGTGTAGGAGCAAAGGAGAGGAGGGCGCTACTCCTTCGAGAGATGGAGCTTCTTCACTTCTTTGGAGCTTGTCATACTAACAATGGTTTTATGAGCAAGAAACTTGTCTCCCCTCTCATTTTAGCTTGTCAG GCTGGAGATGAAGCAGTGATGAAGCTGCTTCTGAAGACTAATATTGATGTAAATGAAGTTGACTCTGAAGGCAACTCTGCTCTAAAATGGTGCCTTAAAGCATCGAAAGTGCCTAACCGTCAGCAGATTAG AATCCTTCTCCTCCTACTGAAGCATGGTGCTAGAGTGAGACAGAAAGATAAGTTCGGACTGACTTCAGTTCATGTTGCTGCGGGAACTGGAAAAATTGACGCACTTGAG ATACTGCTATTGCGGGATCCAGACACCGTCCATCTAACATCAGAGTTGAAAGAAACTCCTTTGTTTCTTGCAGCAAAGAATGACCGAATAGATTGTGCTCAACTCCTCCTACGTTTTGGGGCAAGCACAGAAATTCATAATTTGCG TCGGGAAAGACCTATTGAATTGGCAAAATCACAGCAAATGCGTGCTGCTTTGAATCGTACCAGTTTAGTCATCA CCAACAGGAACTCGCGGCAAAAAATCACTGTACAAAATGATGAGGTGGTTTCAACACGTGAAGTACCTCTGAAGGAAACATGGTCTTCGTCTGAGAG TATCAACTCAAGTTCAGATGGTGATATCTGTAAATACTATACATCAGCAACAGGATGTGCCAGAGGGTCTAATTGCTTTTTCAAGCACGGTGAAGAGGAACTTGGTAACAAGAAATCAAGAAGCAGACTTGCTCGTTCTCTAGCTCTCCAGGAGTTTAAGAGAAAGATTTTTGTAGGAGGACTACCAATAACTATAGACTCAG AGTCGTTAGCTTGTATTATGCAAGAGAAATTTGGACCTGTGGTAGATGCCAAAGTTTTGGAGGTGAATATTGATGGTCAAGTACTATCCAGAGGATTTGGCTTCGTCACATTCACGGATGAAAAATCTGTAAACGCTGCTTTGGATGCCCACTATACTGATATATTGGGAAAGAAAGTTGAGATGAAAACTGCTGTCCCAAAATGCTTACTATCACATGATGACTCTGAAGATGAGTCCCTTCATGAGGAACCTCAGAACAAGACGGTTCAGGAGGAAATGCAGCAAAAAATTAGCCAACTCTACTCTCAAGAACTAGGCCAATTTGAGATTAGTTCAGATGCCAACAAACCTGAGCAGATTTCTTGGGCCAGCGGAATAGTTTTAGACCAACCCGAGGAACTAGTTGAGGCCCACAAAAGCCGATCTGCTGTGCAAGATATGCCTAAATGGTTTGCAGTGCTGAAGAAATGGCTTCCTAATTTCTTAAAGAAGATGTCAAGGAATACAAAACAAGGAGAGTTTTACTCCCTGTCATCTCTCAAAACAGATTTTAAAGCACTATTTGGCCTCGATCTTGATCATGCCTCACTTGGCTACCCTAAGCTTAGTGATTTTATCAAGGCTTACCCTGGATTGTGTGCTTCAAAGTTTATCAACACTGGTGGGACAATCCCAAATCATATGATTCTTTTACCACCAAAGGTTTCCCGCCCTCGAGCACTGGCTGTATCAAAGATTGATTTCTCTGCACTCAGCGATATAACAACAGCTAAGAAACACGTTGACCATAATCGTCACAAGGATGTTGATGTGGCCAAAATCGAATCTGACAAAGATTGTTTTTCCAGCAGGAGCTCTGAGACCAGTCCTGATGCTACAGTTGCCAATGCAGTTGGTGGTGAATCGACAGTTGAAAATGTCAAGACTACTGCAACTGATACATTACCTGCGACCAACCCAAGGTTCCTGCAGTTTCTGACACCAGACCCTATTTTTCATGCTCGAACATGGAGAGGGACTGGAGGATTCAAGGCTCCAGATGAGCATTTCAGGCAGAAGCATTTAGTCCTTGAGCACCTTGCCCGAAAGAAGAACGATGTGTTCTTCCTTAGAAGCATCAAATTCTATGAT GATTATGCAGCCAGTGTGAAGCGAGGGACTTGTTTTGCTTGTGGAGAAAACAGATTGGTTTGGGCCAATTATCCATGCCAACACTTGTTGTGGTGCAGCGGCTGCAGAGCCAAAGCCATGAGGATTGCTGAAGTTGGCACTCCGAGTCACAAATGTGTAGTGTGTGACCATGTGGTGGTAAAAATTGATTTGGTATCATGGTCTAAGCTGCAGTTTCAGAGCAACGCTGACACTGAATTTCCGCCTATTCATGCTGCCCGCCTGAGAAG TCAAAAGGTATGA
- the LOC141611823 gene encoding uncharacterized protein LOC141611823 isoform X1, whose translation MQVFNTFNTEKMEVEHLQKYDEASQLLNSLNDNFFPCFQNSSKIDETQLFNSLPESVYDSPSPKMKANRKTIEDSLPQYSCSTPPFNRTRTGVSTSSPSSSSSTISTKSGSSNSLNMLIEAISKDNKASLIEQANALSISQSLDRATASRLLHICCEFDSAESAAALLNGEVCGVIPLVNEVDKATGYAPLHTAAENHAVRCIELLIRKRGRTDLKTRKAVTALIGSGNGGMSCNSTSSSRCGSVVAQGLLPLELSLRCVRMDTKWGPEDPLDDLLLILSEKDLRAISVLCEKTKETGEVAYAIAMEGRVAALAALLMVAADKVTGSVLEVRNHSELAAEKMTVYSCVIKEAISIFTLSQDNNGVVEIDHNVYHGVGAKERRALLLREMELLHFFGACHTNNGFMSKKLVSPLILACQAGDEAVMKLLLKTNIDVNEVDSEGNSALKWCLKASKVPNRQQIRILLLLLKHGARVRQKDKFGLTSVHVAAGTGKIDALEILLLRDPDTVHLTSELKETPLFLAAKNDRIDCAQLLLRFGASTEIHNLRRERPIELAKSQQMRAALNRTSLVITNRNSRQKITVQNDEVVSTREVPLKETWSSSESINSSSDGDICKYYTSATGCARGSNCFFKHGEEELGNKKSRSRLARSLALQEFKRKIFVGGLPITIDSESLACIMQEKFGPVVDAKVLEVNIDGQVLSRGFGFVTFTDEKSVNAALDAHYTDILGKKVEMKTAVPKCLLSHDDSEDESLHEEPQNKTVQEEMQQKISQLYSQELGQFEISSDANKPEQISWASGIVLDQPEELVEAHKSRSAVQDMPKWFAVLKKWLPNFLKKMSRNTKQGEFYSLSSLKTDFKALFGLDLDHASLGYPKLSDFIKAYPGLCASKFINTGGTIPNHMILLPPKVSRPRALAVSKIDFSALSDITTAKKHVDHNRHKDVDVAKIESDKDCFSSRSSETSPDATVANAVGGESTVENVKTTATDTLPATNPRFLQFLTPDPIFHARTWRGTGGFKAPDEHFRQKHLVLEHLARKKNDVFFLRSIKFYDDYAASVKRGTCFACGENRLVWANYPCQHLLWCSGCRAKAMRIAEVGTPSHKCVVCDHVVVKIDLVSWSKLQFQSNADTEFPPIHAARLRSSQKV comes from the exons ATGCAAGTCTTCAACACATTTAATACAGAG AAAATGGAAGTCGAACATTTACAGAAATACGATGAAGCTTCGCAGCTCCTCAACTCACTTAATGATAACTTCTTTCCTTGTTTTCAAAATTCCTCC AAAATTGATGAAACACAACTCTTCAACTCACTACCGGAAAGTGTTTACGATTCTCCATCTCCG AAAATGAAGGCTAATAGGAAGACGATTGAAGATTCACTGCCGCAATACAGTTGCTCGACTCCTCCTTTCAATCGAACA AGGACTGGAGTATCAACATCGTCaccgtcatcttcatcatcaacaATCAGCACAAAATCCGGTTCAAGCAACTCACTTAACATGCTGATCGAAGCAATATCCAAAGACAACAAAGCGTCACTAATCGAACAAGCAAACGCCTTATCCATATCTCAATCCTTAGACCGTGCAACAGCATCGCGACTGCTACACATATGCTGCGAGTTCGACTCAGCAGAATCAGCAGCAGCACTACTAAACGGAGAGGTATGTGGAGTAATACCGCTGGTGAACGAGGTGGACAAAGCGACAGGATACGCACCGTTGCACACAGCGGCAGAGAACCACGCAGTGCGTTGCATAGAGCTGCTTATACGGAAAAGAGGACGCACAGACCTCAAAACTAGAAAAGCTGTTACTGCATTAATAGGTAGTGGAAATGGTGGGATGAGTTGCAATAGTACAAGTAGCAGCAGGTGTGGCAGTGTTGTTGCACAGGGTTTGCTCCCTCTGGAGTTGTCTCTGCGTTGCGTCAG GATGGACACGAAGTGGGGACCAGAAGACCCTCTGGATGATTTGTTACTCATCCTCAGCGAAAAG GATTTACGGGCCATATCTGTGTTGTGTGAGAAGACAAAAGAAACGGGAGAGGTGGCCTATGCCATTGCCATGGAAGGACGAGTGGCTGCACTAGCAGCATTGCTTATGGTTGCAGCTGATAAGGTGACTGGGTCAGTCTTAGAGGTTCGTAATCACTCTGAGTTGGCAGCTGAGAAGATGACAGTATACAGCTGTGTGATCAAGGAGGCTATATCCATTTTCACCCTGAGCCAGGACAATAATGGAGTGGTGGAGATTGATCACAACGTCTACCACGGTGTAGGAGCAAAGGAGAGGAGGGCGCTACTCCTTCGAGAGATGGAGCTTCTTCACTTCTTTGGAGCTTGTCATACTAACAATGGTTTTATGAGCAAGAAACTTGTCTCCCCTCTCATTTTAGCTTGTCAG GCTGGAGATGAAGCAGTGATGAAGCTGCTTCTGAAGACTAATATTGATGTAAATGAAGTTGACTCTGAAGGCAACTCTGCTCTAAAATGGTGCCTTAAAGCATCGAAAGTGCCTAACCGTCAGCAGATTAG AATCCTTCTCCTCCTACTGAAGCATGGTGCTAGAGTGAGACAGAAAGATAAGTTCGGACTGACTTCAGTTCATGTTGCTGCGGGAACTGGAAAAATTGACGCACTTGAG ATACTGCTATTGCGGGATCCAGACACCGTCCATCTAACATCAGAGTTGAAAGAAACTCCTTTGTTTCTTGCAGCAAAGAATGACCGAATAGATTGTGCTCAACTCCTCCTACGTTTTGGGGCAAGCACAGAAATTCATAATTTGCG TCGGGAAAGACCTATTGAATTGGCAAAATCACAGCAAATGCGTGCTGCTTTGAATCGTACCAGTTTAGTCATCA CCAACAGGAACTCGCGGCAAAAAATCACTGTACAAAATGATGAGGTGGTTTCAACACGTGAAGTACCTCTGAAGGAAACATGGTCTTCGTCTGAGAG TATCAACTCAAGTTCAGATGGTGATATCTGTAAATACTATACATCAGCAACAGGATGTGCCAGAGGGTCTAATTGCTTTTTCAAGCACGGTGAAGAGGAACTTGGTAACAAGAAATCAAGAAGCAGACTTGCTCGTTCTCTAGCTCTCCAGGAGTTTAAGAGAAAGATTTTTGTAGGAGGACTACCAATAACTATAGACTCAG AGTCGTTAGCTTGTATTATGCAAGAGAAATTTGGACCTGTGGTAGATGCCAAAGTTTTGGAGGTGAATATTGATGGTCAAGTACTATCCAGAGGATTTGGCTTCGTCACATTCACGGATGAAAAATCTGTAAACGCTGCTTTGGATGCCCACTATACTGATATATTGGGAAAGAAAGTTGAGATGAAAACTGCTGTCCCAAAATGCTTACTATCACATGATGACTCTGAAGATGAGTCCCTTCATGAGGAACCTCAGAACAAGACGGTTCAGGAGGAAATGCAGCAAAAAATTAGCCAACTCTACTCTCAAGAACTAGGCCAATTTGAGATTAGTTCAGATGCCAACAAACCTGAGCAGATTTCTTGGGCCAGCGGAATAGTTTTAGACCAACCCGAGGAACTAGTTGAGGCCCACAAAAGCCGATCTGCTGTGCAAGATATGCCTAAATGGTTTGCAGTGCTGAAGAAATGGCTTCCTAATTTCTTAAAGAAGATGTCAAGGAATACAAAACAAGGAGAGTTTTACTCCCTGTCATCTCTCAAAACAGATTTTAAAGCACTATTTGGCCTCGATCTTGATCATGCCTCACTTGGCTACCCTAAGCTTAGTGATTTTATCAAGGCTTACCCTGGATTGTGTGCTTCAAAGTTTATCAACACTGGTGGGACAATCCCAAATCATATGATTCTTTTACCACCAAAGGTTTCCCGCCCTCGAGCACTGGCTGTATCAAAGATTGATTTCTCTGCACTCAGCGATATAACAACAGCTAAGAAACACGTTGACCATAATCGTCACAAGGATGTTGATGTGGCCAAAATCGAATCTGACAAAGATTGTTTTTCCAGCAGGAGCTCTGAGACCAGTCCTGATGCTACAGTTGCCAATGCAGTTGGTGGTGAATCGACAGTTGAAAATGTCAAGACTACTGCAACTGATACATTACCTGCGACCAACCCAAGGTTCCTGCAGTTTCTGACACCAGACCCTATTTTTCATGCTCGAACATGGAGAGGGACTGGAGGATTCAAGGCTCCAGATGAGCATTTCAGGCAGAAGCATTTAGTCCTTGAGCACCTTGCCCGAAAGAAGAACGATGTGTTCTTCCTTAGAAGCATCAAATTCTATGAT GATTATGCAGCCAGTGTGAAGCGAGGGACTTGTTTTGCTTGTGGAGAAAACAGATTGGTTTGGGCCAATTATCCATGCCAACACTTGTTGTGGTGCAGCGGCTGCAGAGCCAAAGCCATGAGGATTGCTGAAGTTGGCACTCCGAGTCACAAATGTGTAGTGTGTGACCATGTGGTGGTAAAAATTGATTTGGTATCATGGTCTAAGCTGCAGTTTCAGAGCAACGCTGACACTGAATTTCCGCCTATTCATGCTGCCCGCCTGAGAAG CAGTCAAAAGGTATGA